AAGAATCAATCATTTCTAGTTTATTATTATAACGTCGTATCCGTTCATAACCTGCACTATCTACCTTACGCATATATGACTGGTTACCTAAACTAATTTGAATATAAAATCCTTCAAATTCATCAATAAATGTCGCAATTTCTCTTAATAAATCAGGTGTAATCCCAATGGCTCGTGTAATCTGTCCTCCATGAACCAAGTAATTACCATTATCTGTGGCATAATACATATTTTTGTGATGTTCAACATCAACATATTCAACCACTTTATGGTAAGAATTTCCGGTAGCAATACACATGGTAACGCCTGCTTGAATCAATTGTTCACTGATACGATTAAAGCGCTCTTCATCATACGTTTTATTTTTACGTAAAAGTGTTTCGTCTAAATCAATCATTATTAATTTTAAAGTCATGATATCTCCTTTTGAACATTTATAGGTAAAATGCATCCAAGTTTTATTATACCTAATTTTGAGATTGAGCGTTAGGTTTATTTGGTTAATGATTGTGTTAGTTCAATAAATAATTAAAATAATGTGTCTTAATTAGCGAACTCAAATTATACAAGTTGTTAATCAACGCGGTAAGTTATGATTATTAGCGCGTGATGTGTCTTTATCGATTTAAGGCAAGGTATTTCCGGCACTTAGATAAATCTTATACCATTCTTCGCGACTCAATTGGATATCGGCTCCTTGCGCAATTGCCGTTATTCTATCAAGATTCATGGTACCGATGATTGGTTGCATATTAGCTGGATGTCGATTAATCCAGGCGATAGTTAATGCTTCAAGGGTGATTCCTTTTTCTTCAGCCATCTCATTCAGTGTTTGGGTCAATTCCTTGTAATCCGGATGTTTAATGAATAAACCTTGTCCTAAATCAACTTGATAAGGTGACCAAGGTTGGATTGTAATGTTGTGTAACCGGCAATAATCCAAAATGCCCCCATCACGGTTAATTCCCGCATCATTTAACATATTAACATTGAACCCTGCATCAATCATTCCAGTATGCGCTGGTCCAAATTGTAATTGATTAGCCGTAATCGGTACATTGAGGTATTTATTTAAAAGTTCGATTTGATAAGGGTTTTGATTGCTTACTCCAAAATAACGGACTTTTCCTTGACTCTTCAATAAATCAAAAGTTTCAGCAATCTCTTCGGGTTCATATAAAGCGTCGGGACGATGTAATAAAAGGAAATCTAAAT
This window of the Fundicoccus culcitae genome carries:
- a CDS encoding aldo/keto reductase; translated protein: MKYMNVGSAEINASQVVLGCMRMNEKTVDESQSIIETAVNNGINFFDHADIYGRGASEELFGQALKNSEIKREDIFIQSKAGIRKGMFDFSKEHLMTTVEGSLKRLQTDYLDFLLLHRPDALYEPEEIAETFDLLKSQGKVRYFGVSNQNPYQIELLNKYLNVPITANQLQFGPAHTGMIDAGFNVNMLNDAGINRDGGILDYCRLHNITIQPWSPYQVDLGQGLFIKHPDYKELTQTLNEMAEEKGITLEALTIAWINRHPANMQPIIGTMNLDRITAIAQGADIQLSREEWYKIYLSAGNTLP